The genomic stretch TTAATGTTGGCATTCGTTTCTACATTAATTTTTGGGGTATTTAAATTTTAAGGAGAAAATAATGAAAATTGTTATTGCGCCAGATTCTTTTAAAGAAAGTTTAACTGCATTGCAGGTTGCGGAGGCTATTGAAATGGGGATTAGGGATATTTTCCCCAAGGCAGAATATTGTTGTGTGCCTATGGCTGATGGGGGGGAGGGGACTGTCCAATCCTTGGTCGATGCAACGGGTGGGAAAATTATACAGTGTGAGGTGACCGCACCTTTGGGCGATAGGACAATGGCATTCTGGGGGCTTTCTGGGGATGGGGAAACGGCGATTATTGAAATGGCGAGTGCGAGTGGTTTGCCGCTGGTACCACTGGAACAACGCAATCCATTGATGACAACCAGTTTTGGTACAGGCGAATTAATCAAAAATGCGCTGGATTACGGGGTACGTAAAATTATTCTGGGGTTAGGTGGCAGTGCGACCAATGATGGTGGGGTTGGAATGTTGCAGGCGTTAGGCATAAAATTTTTAGATAATCGGGGCGTGGCATTACCTTTGGGTGGAGCAGCGTTATTGAATCTTGCAACTATTGATTTTACGGACTTGGATCCACGATTAGATAAGATCGAAATTGAAGTTGCATGCGATGTTGATAATCCGCTTTGTGGGGAAAATGGAGCAAGTGCGATTTTTGGACCTCAAAAAGGGGCAACACCAAGCATGGTGAAAACCCTAGATAAAGCGCTTGCTCATTTTGCAGATGTGATACAACAAACACTAGGGCGTGATATTAAACAAGTTGCTGGTTCAGGAGCAGCGGGAGGAATGGGTGGTGGTTTACTTTTGCTCCCTCACGTTATGATGCATAGAGGAATTGATATTGTTTTAAGCTTTACTGAATTGGAACATAAAATTAAAGATGCAGATTGGGTGATTACAGGTGAAGGTCGAATGGATGGACAAAGTATTTTTGGTAAAACCCCTATGGGTGTGGCAAAAATTGCAAAATATTATGATAAACCTGTCATTGCGATCGTTGGAAGTTTAGGGCATGGATATCAGGCTATTCATGAATATGGTATTGATGCAGTTTTCCCTATAATTGCTAATACCAATGGTTTGGCAGATGCCTTACAACATGCTAGAGATAATGTTTTTCGGACTGCTAAGAACATTGCAACAGTTATAAAGGTTGCCAATTTTAATCTTCAATAATCGCAATATTAAATCAATGAGTAAGATAACCTTTGTTATTTAGAATATTCTCCCTTTGAGATTAATCAATAAACGATTTTATTTATTTTTATATAATCTCAAGATACTAAAATTATTCGCTGATTATTATCCAAAGTGGAGTGACGAATGGAAATATTTAAGCTGAATGTAGCATTTTTAGGAATCGTTGCCGTTACTTATTATCTTACTTGTTTCGTTAAAATGAAGCAGATGTTACTTATGGTAGGAAATTTCTTTCAAGCACTTACCATATTTCATTGCTTTATCCTTTTCGTGCAAAATCATATTTTAAAGCAACTTGGATTATATTTGATTCTTGTTGCTTATTCTTTTATTTCCTTCATTCACATCACATTATTTTCTATTTATCAAGATATTATTACGGAATGGGTTATAGTTATTTCTATGTATAATTATTTCTATGTATAAAAGGAGAAATATCTTTTACCAAAATCGTATAAATTTTTTAGGTTTAAATATTTAAAAGAACACACTGTCATTGTGCTGATTAGCATAGTTAATGTGTTTTTTATTTTGGGGTTAGAAGTAAATTTTATAGAGGAGAAAAAGATGAATATTTCCGAGCTAGCTCAGCAACATCATCAAGCAATGATTGATTTACGCCGTGAATTGCATAGACATCCTGAATCTGGATGGTTGACCTTTTATGCGACATGTAAAATAGCTCATGTATTGCGCAATCTCGGATATCGTTTAAAAATGGGAGAAGAAATTGTAAGTCGCCATTGTCGTTTAGGGTTAGGAACGGCGGAAGAAATTATCTCTGCACAAGAACGAGCAAAGAAACTTCTCACTGAAGAAGAACAGCAATTTTTACCAATTTTGGAAGACGGTTTAACAGGTGTGGTGGCAGAGCTTGATACGGGAAAACCTGGACCAGTGACCGCTTTTCGTTTTGATATTGATGCAGTAGAGGTAAGTGAAAGTCGTGATAAAGCACATTTCCCAGAAAAAGAGGGATTTAGTGCGGATCTTGAAGGCATGATGCATGCATGCGGACATGATGGGCATACCAGTATTGGTTTAACGTTTGCTAAAATCTTGGCAGAACATCGAGATGAATTCGCTGGAAAAATTATTCTTATTTTTCAAACTGGCGAAGAAGGTTGCCGTGGTGCGGTTGGTATGGAACCACTACACTTTTTAGATAATGTGGATTACTTATTTGGCATGCATATTGGTTTTCAGGCTAAACGACCACAAAGCATTATTTGTGGTGTGCAAAAATTCTTAGCAACATCAAAATTTGATGTATATTTTCAAGGTAAAGCAGCCCATGCATCAGGTGAACCGCAGAAAGGGCAAAATGCACTTTTAGCTGGAGCGACAGCCGCTTTGCAAATGCATGCGATTACTCGTCATGCCGATGGGGCATCACGCATCAATGTAGGTGTTTTGAAGGCAGGGACAGGGCGAAATGTTATTGCACCAAATGCATATCTTGCTTGTGAAACGCGTGGTGAAACCACAGAAATTAATGATTTTATGCGTCAACGTTGTGAGAATATTATTGAAGGCGTGGCGAAGATTTACGATGTAGATTATAAAATTCTGTCAACGGGCGGGACAGCAGGCGGAAATAGCAGTTGTGCTATGACTGATCTTATAGAAGAAATAGCGCTGGAATCGCCTTTTATTCTTAATAGCCTTATTCAACGGGAAAGTGATTTTAAAGCGTGTGAAGATTTTGCACATTTTATGCATAAAGTTCAGCAAAATGGTGGAGTAAGTGGCTATGCGATGATTGGAACTCACCTAGCTGCAGGGCATCATAATGAACGTTTTGATTTTGATGAAGATTGTTTGCTTTCAGGGTTGGATATCGTATTGCGTTTAGCACAGCGGCTAAATGGCGCAGATATGCAGACGCAAGAGTAAACGTAAGAAGAAAAAGACCGAGGTATCTCGGTCTTTTTTATTGTGGCATTTAAGCGATTAATAGATTAGAAATTAATACGCCAACTACGCAAGCGACGACTACACCAATTAACCCTGGTGCCATAAAGCTATGATTAAAATAGTATTTGCCAATACGTGTCGTTCCTGTCATATCAAAGCTGATAGTGGCAATATCTGAAGGGTAGTTTGGAATAAAGAAATAACCGTAGGTTGCAGGCATTAAACCAACCAAAAGTGGGGCAGGCAAACCAAGTGCAATGCCAACAGGGAGCATCATGACTGCGGTGGCTGCTTGGCTATTAATGACCACGGATACGATAAAAAGCGCTAATGCAAATGTCCAAGGTGCAGTTTCTACCATAGAGGTTACCGCCGCTTTAAATTCTGGCATCGCATATTGGAAATAGGTATCACTCATCCATGCAATCCCGAAAATAGCAATCGTTGCCACCATACCTGATTTAAAAACGACCCCATTTGGCACTTTTTCTGACACAGTTTTTGTTGCCAATAAAATAATCCCAGCAAAACAAAGCATAAGCATTTGAATAATCAGCGACATAGAAATGGTTTTGGTATCACCAATTGTACGCACAGATGGGAACATGGCCACAAGGATAATCACGATAAATGAAAGAATGAAGAGGTACATAGATAAACGTGCTTCTTTTGGTAATTCGTGATTAAGAGAGGTACTTTCTGAATTTAAAATACGTTCGCGCCAAATAGGATCTTTTAAACGGGCTTGATAGATGGGATCATCATCTAAATCTTTACCGCGATACATACTATAAATAGACAATGCAATTGTCCCAATAAAGGTAGCAGGGACCGTTACACTGATAATGTTTAATAGCGTAATAGATTCATAGCCTGAAATTTGAGTAATTTGAGCAAGATAGTAAACGACTGCCGCAGAAAGTGGGCTTGAGGTAATCGCTAATTGAGAGGCGACAGAAGAGGCGGCCATTGGGCGTTCTGGACGGATTTTATTTTTTAAAGCGATATCACCAATGATTGGCATAATCGAATAAACAGAATGCCCCGTTCCGAGCATAAAAGTCATCACATAAGTGGTAATCGGACCTAAAAGAGTGATGCGTTTTGGGTTGCGGCGTAAGATTTTTTCAGCAACCTGTAACATGTATTTTAAGCCACCCGCTGCTTCCAAAACAGAGGCGCAGGTAACGACTGCAAGAATGATAAGCATAACGTTAATCGGCGCTTTCCCGACAGGCATACGGAAAATAAAGACTTCAATCGCAAGCCCAATTCCCGACACAACACATAGTCCTACGCCACCAGAACGACTCCCTAAATATAACATGAGTAATAAGAATAAAAATTCTAAATACAACATAATAGACTCCAAATGAAATAATAATTTTAAGATGGCATATTTTAGTGAAAGAAATGACGTACAACAATTTAACCTTGAAATAAGTAAGGTTTTTATTTTCAAATTGTGATTAGGCTCACAAAACGGTTTAAAAATCACGCCTCAATTTTCGGAATAATTTATGCTTTTCAGGTTATTTTTAATTGGAATGCAATATGTGGACTTTTCGGAGTTTTGCTAAATCAGAATTTCAGGTATAATTCCCGCCGTTTTTTAGCAAATACAAGGAATTTTTATGCGAAATCCAAAAGACGATGCATTATATGCACCGATTGAATGGCAAGATTTTAGTGAAGGATATGAAGATATTTTTTATCACAAATCGCCAGAAGGTATTGCCAAAATCACTATCAATCGTCCACATGTACGTAACGCATTCCGCCCACAAACTGTAAAAGAAATGATCAATGCATTTG from Actinobacillus delphinicola encodes the following:
- a CDS encoding glycerate kinase; its protein translation is MKIVIAPDSFKESLTALQVAEAIEMGIRDIFPKAEYCCVPMADGGEGTVQSLVDATGGKIIQCEVTAPLGDRTMAFWGLSGDGETAIIEMASASGLPLVPLEQRNPLMTTSFGTGELIKNALDYGVRKIILGLGGSATNDGGVGMLQALGIKFLDNRGVALPLGGAALLNLATIDFTDLDPRLDKIEIEVACDVDNPLCGENGASAIFGPQKGATPSMVKTLDKALAHFADVIQQTLGRDIKQVAGSGAAGGMGGGLLLLPHVMMHRGIDIVLSFTELEHKIKDADWVITGEGRMDGQSIFGKTPMGVAKIAKYYDKPVIAIVGSLGHGYQAIHEYGIDAVFPIIANTNGLADALQHARDNVFRTAKNIATVIKVANFNLQ
- a CDS encoding amidohydrolase codes for the protein MNISELAQQHHQAMIDLRRELHRHPESGWLTFYATCKIAHVLRNLGYRLKMGEEIVSRHCRLGLGTAEEIISAQERAKKLLTEEEQQFLPILEDGLTGVVAELDTGKPGPVTAFRFDIDAVEVSESRDKAHFPEKEGFSADLEGMMHACGHDGHTSIGLTFAKILAEHRDEFAGKIILIFQTGEEGCRGAVGMEPLHFLDNVDYLFGMHIGFQAKRPQSIICGVQKFLATSKFDVYFQGKAAHASGEPQKGQNALLAGATAALQMHAITRHADGASRINVGVLKAGTGRNVIAPNAYLACETRGETTEINDFMRQRCENIIEGVAKIYDVDYKILSTGGTAGGNSSCAMTDLIEEIALESPFILNSLIQRESDFKACEDFAHFMHKVQQNGGVSGYAMIGTHLAAGHHNERFDFDEDCLLSGLDIVLRLAQRLNGADMQTQE
- a CDS encoding anaerobic C4-dicarboxylate transporter, translated to MLYLEFLFLLLMLYLGSRSGGVGLCVVSGIGLAIEVFIFRMPVGKAPINVMLIILAVVTCASVLEAAGGLKYMLQVAEKILRRNPKRITLLGPITTYVMTFMLGTGHSVYSIMPIIGDIALKNKIRPERPMAASSVASQLAITSSPLSAAVVYYLAQITQISGYESITLLNIISVTVPATFIGTIALSIYSMYRGKDLDDDPIYQARLKDPIWRERILNSESTSLNHELPKEARLSMYLFILSFIVIILVAMFPSVRTIGDTKTISMSLIIQMLMLCFAGIILLATKTVSEKVPNGVVFKSGMVATIAIFGIAWMSDTYFQYAMPEFKAAVTSMVETAPWTFALALFIVSVVINSQAATAVMMLPVGIALGLPAPLLVGLMPATYGYFFIPNYPSDIATISFDMTGTTRIGKYYFNHSFMAPGLIGVVVACVVGVLISNLLIA